A region of Selenomonadales bacterium 4137-cl DNA encodes the following proteins:
- a CDS encoding universal stress protein, whose translation MFTKILVPTDGSDMALHAAKVARAVAEKFGGDVTIVHIVQNYYALPAFSMPDTVAIPLSVMQDLETTGKSILAKTEQIFAGFEGKVTSRLEYGPPGKQLVDMVVDEGYSLVVMGRRGLSGVTGLLLGSVSNHLVHYAPCPVLIIKGTEPVD comes from the coding sequence ATGTTCACCAAAATCCTCGTTCCCACCGACGGATCGGACATGGCCCTGCACGCCGCCAAAGTGGCGCGGGCGGTGGCGGAAAAATTCGGCGGCGACGTCACCATCGTCCATATCGTTCAGAACTACTATGCCCTCCCCGCCTTCAGCATGCCCGACACGGTCGCCATCCCCCTGTCCGTGATGCAGGACCTCGAAACCACCGGCAAATCCATCCTCGCCAAAACCGAGCAAATCTTCGCCGGCTTCGAGGGCAAAGTAACCTCCAGGCTGGAATACGGCCCTCCCGGAAAACAGCTCGTCGACATGGTCGTGGACGAAGGTTACTCGCTCGTCGTCATGGGCCGCCGCGGCCTCAGCGGCGTCACCGGCCTCCTCCTCGGCAGCGTCAGCAACCACCTTGTCCACTACGCCCCCTGTCCCGTCCTGATCATCAAAGGCACCGAACCTGTCGACTAA
- a CDS encoding glycosyltransferase, with the protein MALPFENVLIVTASVGAGHDQAARAVGAEIGERYPGVRVTIADFMGEENSYLNALLKETYLKMISVSPQVYDLLYRWSQTHQLPVVQTLLAKAMKRSMRRLYFRYRPDLIIFTHPFPCGAAAYLRRKGLLDAPLVGVVTDFSAHPLWVYDEVDLYFVAAGETRNELVRQGVPAERICPTGIPIDVSFGRQPDRSAAMRELGLAALQPTVLIMGGGLGIGPVADAVRSLDGVGGGLQIVVVAGRNAELRRELRAIAAASRHYIVALGYTRRVRELMAAADLLITKPGALTVSEGLSAGLPMVLISPLPGQEEDNAAYLVDRGAAVLLADARDAGAMVAGLLARPQELEEMRGRARGLGHPWAASVAAGIIGSRLAARRGAAAGVRRV; encoded by the coding sequence ATGGCGCTGCCGTTCGAAAATGTTCTGATCGTGACCGCTTCCGTGGGCGCCGGGCATGACCAGGCGGCCAGGGCGGTCGGCGCGGAGATCGGGGAGCGATATCCCGGTGTGCGCGTCACGATCGCCGATTTCATGGGGGAGGAGAATTCCTACCTGAATGCGCTGCTTAAGGAGACGTACCTTAAGATGATAAGCGTGTCGCCGCAGGTGTACGACCTGTTGTACCGCTGGTCGCAGACGCATCAGCTGCCGGTGGTTCAGACCCTGCTGGCGAAGGCGATGAAGCGCAGTATGCGGCGGCTTTATTTCCGGTACCGACCGGATCTGATTATTTTCACCCACCCTTTCCCTTGCGGGGCGGCCGCGTATCTCCGCCGCAAGGGGCTGCTCGACGCGCCGCTGGTGGGGGTGGTCACCGATTTCAGCGCCCACCCGCTATGGGTGTACGATGAGGTGGACCTGTATTTCGTGGCGGCCGGCGAGACGAGAAACGAGCTGGTGCGACAGGGGGTGCCGGCGGAGCGGATCTGCCCGACGGGAATTCCCATCGACGTAAGCTTCGGCCGGCAGCCGGACCGCTCTGCGGCAATGCGCGAACTGGGGCTTGCCGCCCTGCAGCCTACGGTGCTGATAATGGGGGGCGGCCTGGGGATCGGGCCGGTGGCCGACGCGGTGCGCAGCCTGGACGGTGTCGGCGGGGGGCTGCAGATTGTGGTCGTCGCCGGCCGCAACGCCGAGCTGCGGCGGGAGTTGCGGGCCATCGCCGCAGCTTCCCGCCATTATATCGTCGCCCTGGGGTATACCCGCAGGGTGAGGGAGCTGATGGCGGCCGCCGATCTGCTGATAACCAAGCCGGGGGCTTTGACGGTCAGCGAGGGGCTGTCGGCGGGGCTGCCGATGGTGCTGATCAGCCCGCTGCCCGGCCAGGAGGAGGATAACGCCGCTTATCTGGTGGATAGGGGGGCGGCGGTGCTGCTGGCCGACGCCAGGGACGCGGGCGCGATGGTGGCCGGGCTGCTGGCAAGGCCGCAGGAGCTGGAGGAGATGCGCGGGCGGGCCCGCGGCCTGGGGCATCCATGGGCGGCCAGCGTCGCGGCGGGCATCATCGGCAGCCGCCTGGCGGCCCGCCGGGGCGCCGCGGCGGGGGTGCGAAGGGTATAG
- a CDS encoding HU family DNA-binding protein, which yields MNKTELVASVAEKAAMTKKDAEKAINALFASVEEALAKKDKVQVIGFGTFEVKARGARKGRNPQTGKEITIPASATPVFKAGKGLKDSVNKK from the coding sequence GTGAATAAAACTGAATTGGTTGCTAGCGTCGCCGAAAAGGCCGCGATGACCAAGAAGGACGCCGAGAAAGCTATCAACGCTCTGTTCGCCAGTGTCGAAGAAGCTCTCGCGAAAAAGGACAAGGTTCAGGTCATCGGTTTTGGTACTTTCGAAGTGAAGGCTCGTGGCGCTAGGAAGGGCCGTAACCCGCAGACCGGCAAGGAAATCACCATTCCTGCTTCCGCAACTCCGGTCTTCAAAGCTGGCAAAGGCCTCAAAGACAGCGTAAACAAGAAGTAA
- the mazG gene encoding nucleoside triphosphate pyrophosphohydrolase, whose protein sequence is MGEIVIIGLGPGDFGLITAQTLALLESRPPLCLRTARHPAVAGLEERGIAFTSFDSLYERHATFDAVYAAITAEVVARAREAGRVVYAVPGSPAVAERTVVLIRETAAAAGIGVTVLPAMSFLDLLYARLGLDPVTGLTVTDAADIAKLPPDLGTALVVTQVYNGRVASEAKLSLMDIYPDDFAVTVVRNLGLADEEIRTLPLYELDRLPAIDHLTSVYVPAPPRRAAAFSLDPLVDVMARLRSPGGCVWDLEQSHPSLRRYIVEEVYEVLEAIELADADKLCEELGDLLLQIVFHARIAEECGEFSMQDVVDTVTEKMVRRHPHVFGDITVRDAAEVIVNWEQIKRREHPGERPGALDGVPGGLPSLLKAFKLQAKAAKVGFDWNSAAPVWDKISEELAELREAVAAGDKAMTEGELGDVLFSVVNLARFLDIDPETALNATNNKFVRRFAYIEAYVKERGLKWKEMTIEQLDDLWNEAKRPKNAEK, encoded by the coding sequence ATGGGAGAAATCGTCATCATCGGTCTCGGACCGGGGGACTTCGGCCTGATAACGGCCCAGACGCTGGCGCTGCTGGAGTCGCGGCCGCCGCTCTGTCTGCGCACCGCCCGTCATCCGGCGGTCGCCGGCCTTGAAGAACGGGGCATTGCTTTTACGAGTTTCGACAGTTTGTATGAGCGGCACGCGACTTTCGACGCCGTGTACGCGGCGATAACCGCTGAGGTGGTCGCCAGGGCCCGGGAGGCGGGCCGGGTGGTGTACGCCGTGCCGGGCAGCCCGGCGGTGGCGGAGAGGACGGTGGTCCTGATCCGCGAGACCGCGGCGGCTGCGGGGATAGGCGTTACGGTGCTGCCGGCGATGAGTTTTCTCGACCTGCTTTACGCGCGCCTGGGGCTCGATCCGGTGACGGGGCTGACGGTGACGGACGCCGCCGATATCGCGAAGTTGCCGCCCGACCTTGGTACGGCGCTGGTCGTGACCCAGGTGTATAACGGCCGCGTGGCTTCGGAGGCCAAGCTGAGCCTGATGGATATATATCCGGACGATTTTGCGGTGACGGTGGTCCGCAATCTCGGTCTGGCCGATGAGGAGATAAGGACGCTGCCTCTGTACGAGCTTGACCGCCTGCCGGCGATCGACCACCTGACGAGCGTGTACGTGCCGGCGCCGCCGCGGCGGGCCGCGGCGTTCAGCCTCGACCCGCTAGTCGATGTGATGGCCAGGCTGCGCTCTCCCGGCGGCTGTGTGTGGGATCTGGAGCAGAGCCATCCGTCGCTGCGGCGTTATATCGTTGAAGAGGTTTACGAGGTGCTGGAGGCTATCGAGCTCGCCGACGCGGACAAGCTGTGCGAGGAGTTGGGCGACCTGCTGCTGCAGATCGTTTTCCACGCCCGCATCGCCGAGGAATGCGGCGAGTTTTCGATGCAGGATGTGGTCGATACAGTGACGGAGAAGATGGTTCGCCGCCACCCCCATGTGTTCGGCGATATTACGGTGCGCGACGCCGCCGAGGTTATTGTCAACTGGGAGCAGATCAAGCGGCGCGAGCATCCCGGGGAACGCCCGGGCGCGCTTGACGGGGTGCCGGGCGGGCTGCCCAGCCTGCTGAAGGCGTTCAAGCTGCAGGCGAAGGCGGCGAAAGTGGGCTTCGACTGGAATAGCGCCGCCCCGGTGTGGGACAAGATATCTGAAGAGCTGGCAGAGCTGAGGGAGGCCGTCGCCGCCGGGGACAAAGCGATGACGGAGGGGGAACTGGGCGATGTGCTGTTCAGCGTGGTCAATCTGGCCAGGTTTTTGGATATCGACCCGGAAACGGCCCTTAACGCGACCAACAATAAGTTCGTTCGCCGGTTCGCTTACATAGAGGCTTATGTGAAGGAACGGGGCCTTAAATGGAAAGAAATGACAATAGAACAGCTCGATGACCTTTGGAACGAGGCAAAAAGGCCGAAAAACGCAGAAAAATAA
- a CDS encoding polysaccharide biosynthesis protein: protein MSKDTFLRGALILTVAGIVVKLIGSVNRILLSRLLGGEGIGLYQMAYPIYLLALSISSAGIPVAISIIVAEKVALGDWRGANRVFRISLVVLAATGVVFTLLLWFGAGWLIEHQFVRDARAYYAIAALAPAIFFVTVLSSYRGYFQGLQMMTPTAISQIVEQLFRVVTMILLAYLLLPSGLEFAAAGASFGAAPGAAAGLLILVYFFWRKRPEFQARMDGQPPSRPESGLSIIGRIARLALPVSLANIMLPLVSNIDLLIVPARLEVAGYTVEQSTELFGYLTGMAVPLVNMATILTASLAASLVPAVSEAFALRNLHHVYQRTATAMRIANLITIPSFVGMWLLARPISLMLFGTPNADSSIAILALGIFLLGIHQVTTGVLQGLGRTAVPVINMLVSAGFKVVLGWTLTAMPALGIKGAAWATNADFGVAALLNMYFVYRYVGFAIDVKDTLRTSFAAAVMGGAVLLTYHEVMALLTHNTLATLAAVVIGGTVYGLVQLVTGGVTQRDIERVPRVGAQLAAILRALRLLRS, encoded by the coding sequence TTGAGCAAGGATACCTTCCTGAGGGGCGCACTTATATTGACCGTGGCCGGTATCGTGGTCAAACTGATCGGGTCGGTGAACCGGATTCTTTTGTCGCGCCTTCTGGGCGGCGAAGGCATCGGTCTTTATCAGATGGCCTACCCGATATATCTGCTGGCGCTGAGTATTTCCTCGGCCGGCATCCCGGTGGCGATTTCGATCATCGTCGCCGAGAAGGTCGCCCTCGGCGACTGGCGGGGCGCCAACCGCGTTTTCCGCATTTCGCTGGTCGTGCTGGCCGCTACCGGGGTGGTTTTCACCCTGTTGTTGTGGTTCGGGGCCGGGTGGTTGATCGAGCACCAGTTTGTCCGCGACGCGCGGGCTTATTATGCTATCGCCGCTCTCGCGCCGGCCATTTTCTTCGTGACGGTGCTGTCGAGCTACCGCGGCTATTTCCAGGGCTTGCAGATGATGACGCCGACGGCGATTTCGCAGATCGTGGAGCAGCTTTTCCGTGTGGTGACGATGATCCTGCTGGCATATCTGCTGCTGCCGAGCGGCCTCGAATTCGCCGCTGCCGGCGCCAGCTTCGGAGCGGCTCCCGGCGCGGCGGCCGGGTTGCTGATTCTGGTTTATTTTTTCTGGCGCAAACGGCCGGAATTCCAGGCGCGGATGGACGGCCAGCCGCCGTCGAGGCCTGAGTCGGGCCTGAGCATCATCGGCCGCATCGCCCGCCTGGCTCTGCCGGTGTCGTTGGCCAATATCATGCTGCCGCTGGTGTCCAATATTGACCTGCTTATCGTTCCGGCCCGACTGGAGGTGGCCGGCTACACCGTCGAGCAGTCGACCGAGCTGTTCGGCTACCTGACGGGGATGGCGGTGCCGCTGGTGAACATGGCCACAATTCTGACGGCTTCGCTGGCGGCCAGCCTGGTGCCGGCGGTGTCGGAGGCGTTCGCGCTGCGCAATCTCCATCACGTTTACCAGCGGACGGCTACGGCGATGCGGATCGCCAATCTCATTACCATTCCCAGTTTTGTGGGCATGTGGCTGCTGGCGAGGCCGATTTCGCTGATGCTGTTCGGTACGCCCAACGCCGATTCGTCGATCGCTATCCTCGCTTTGGGGATTTTTCTCCTCGGCATCCACCAGGTGACTACGGGGGTGCTGCAGGGGCTCGGCCGCACGGCGGTGCCGGTTATCAATATGTTGGTGTCGGCCGGGTTCAAGGTGGTGCTGGGCTGGACGCTGACCGCGATGCCGGCTTTAGGCATCAAGGGCGCGGCGTGGGCGACGAACGCCGATTTCGGCGTGGCGGCGCTGCTCAATATGTATTTCGTTTACCGCTATGTCGGGTTCGCCATCGATGTAAAGGATACGCTGCGTACTTCGTTCGCCGCCGCCGTGATGGGCGGCGCGGTGCTGCTGACTTACCACGAGGTGATGGCCCTGCTGACGCACAATACGCTCGCCACGCTGGCGGCCGTGGTGATCGGCGGTACGGTTTACGGCCTGGTGCAGCTCGTGACCGGCGGCGTTACCCAGCGGGATATAGAAAGGGTGCCGAGGGTCGGCGCGCAGCTTGCGGCTATCCTGAGGGCGCTCAGATTGCTGAGGAGCTGA
- the spoVT gene encoding stage V sporulation protein T — protein sequence MVKATGIVRRIDDLGRVVIPKEIRRTLRIREGDPLEIYVDREGEVILKKYSPVGELGDFAKEYADSLFDAIGHIILIADRDNVVAVAGASKKEFLSKPLGPAVEKVMEERKTALINNPGEYKHCKGCVTDCDEDEVCKFTAEVISPIIVEGDAIGAVIICSKEQGVQMGDMEVKLAETAAGFLAKQMSQ from the coding sequence ATGGTGAAGGCGACTGGGATAGTCAGAAGGATTGATGATCTGGGCAGAGTAGTGATTCCGAAGGAGATTCGGCGTACCTTGCGCATTCGCGAAGGCGACCCGCTCGAAATATATGTCGACCGCGAAGGGGAAGTGATTCTCAAGAAGTATTCCCCGGTCGGTGAGCTGGGAGATTTCGCCAAGGAGTATGCTGATTCGCTGTTTGACGCTATTGGACATATAATTTTGATCGCTGACCGGGACAATGTCGTTGCAGTCGCTGGGGCGTCGAAGAAGGAGTTTCTCAGCAAACCACTGGGGCCTGCGGTGGAGAAGGTGATGGAGGAGCGGAAAACGGCCCTGATAAACAATCCCGGGGAATACAAGCATTGCAAGGGCTGTGTGACCGACTGCGACGAGGATGAGGTGTGCAAGTTCACCGCCGAGGTGATTTCGCCGATTATCGTGGAAGGTGACGCGATTGGGGCGGTGATTATCTGTTCCAAGGAACAGGGCGTGCAGATGGGCGATATGGAGGTCAAGCTCGCCGAGACTGCAGCCGGCTTTCTGGCCAAACAGATGTCGCAATGA
- the mfd gene encoding transcription-repair coupling factor: MEFLLKAMRRDQMVERAVAAFAASVRQSLVYGVTGTHKAAVIAACFHAHPRPTVVVTSGRDAVGELAADLGALLPGTTVLELPPIDIVTFTAAARSIELAAVRMDVLGRLVRGERVIVLAGAEAAMQKVLPKEDFIAGRLALAVGETLGRDELLAKLVRFGYERTDQVDSRGQFSVRGGVVDVFPVNRELPLRLELWGDEIDALREFEPATQRSLANLPMADVLPVAEPEHASRSAAFLSYLSAGTSVVFDEPTRIREQMGKLTRENPDIRRQVFSWADLTAAAKAHNVLYFSLMLQRVPHTEPAEIVSITAKGVPPFHRQTDILVDELKGWQARERATVVFMASADKAAALQKSLAGEGVRAIFAASPEALVGGTVTVTAGTLAGGFELPHAGLVAVTEMDIFGRQKKRRLPRVAKDKQIAYFRDINVGDYVVHVNHGIGKYVGVETLEVAGVHKDYFLVRYAGEDKLFVPTDQVHLLQKYIGSEGEAPRLNRMGGSDWLKAKAKAKAAATDLAKELLALYAERQVSKGFAFGADTPWQAEFEESFPFEETPDQLGALAEIKKDMEGDTPMDRLLCGDVGFGKTEVALRAAFKAVMSGKQVAVLVPTTVLAQQHYQTFSARLAGFGPVVEVISRFRSAREQREVAARTAEGRVDVLIGTHRILQGDVAFKDLGLLIVDEEQRFGVAQKERLKKWRTNVDVLTLTATPIPRTLHMSLVGVRDMSVIETPPEDRLPVQTYVVEYDEEIVRDAIRRELKRGGQVYFVYNRVQTIDRAAQRLSEMMPDARVKVAHGQMAEEMLEQVMLDFYEGRYDVLVCTSIIENGLDVPNANTIIVYDGDRFGLSQLYQMRGRVGRSPRMAYAYFTYRRDKVLTEVAEKRLQAIKEFAELGAGFKIAMRDLEIRGAGNLLGSQQHGHIVSVGFEMYCRLLDEAVAELKGGRPPEPAPEPVLELNVDAYLDGDYISDAMHKIEVYQRIAAIRSEAHISEIVDELVDRFGEPTGPVMNLLAVARLKNLARRIGARSVVEHADRVEIAFGDQPQVAVENILAVKEKFPTRLQILPGPPEIIRLRTGRLAAPLLDWLTGVVAGLAGEGGD, translated from the coding sequence ATGGAGTTTTTGTTGAAAGCAATGCGCAGGGATCAGATGGTGGAAAGGGCGGTGGCCGCTTTCGCCGCCTCCGTCCGCCAGAGCCTGGTTTACGGGGTGACGGGGACGCACAAGGCGGCGGTTATCGCCGCTTGTTTCCATGCTCACCCCCGGCCGACGGTGGTCGTGACTTCGGGCCGCGACGCGGTGGGCGAGCTGGCGGCCGATCTCGGAGCGCTGTTGCCGGGGACTACGGTGCTGGAGCTGCCGCCGATCGATATCGTGACTTTTACCGCCGCCGCCCGCAGTATCGAGCTGGCGGCCGTCCGCATGGACGTGCTCGGCCGCCTGGTCCGCGGCGAGCGGGTGATCGTGCTGGCCGGCGCGGAGGCGGCGATGCAAAAGGTGCTGCCGAAGGAGGATTTTATCGCCGGGCGGCTTGCGCTGGCGGTGGGCGAGACGCTGGGGCGCGATGAGCTGCTGGCGAAGCTGGTGCGGTTCGGCTATGAGCGGACCGATCAGGTCGACAGCCGCGGCCAGTTCAGCGTGCGGGGCGGCGTCGTCGATGTGTTTCCGGTCAATCGCGAACTGCCGCTCAGATTGGAGCTGTGGGGCGACGAGATCGATGCGCTGCGGGAGTTCGAGCCGGCTACCCAGCGGTCGCTTGCCAATCTGCCGATGGCTGATGTGTTGCCGGTGGCCGAACCTGAGCATGCGAGCAGGTCGGCGGCGTTTCTGTCGTATCTGTCCGCCGGGACGAGCGTCGTTTTCGACGAACCGACGCGGATCAGGGAGCAGATGGGCAAGCTGACGCGGGAGAATCCGGATATCCGGCGCCAGGTTTTTTCCTGGGCTGACCTGACGGCGGCCGCCAAGGCGCATAATGTCCTGTATTTTTCGCTGATGCTGCAGCGGGTGCCGCATACCGAACCGGCGGAGATTGTCAGCATCACCGCCAAGGGGGTGCCGCCGTTCCACCGTCAGACGGATATTCTGGTGGATGAGCTGAAGGGCTGGCAGGCCCGCGAGCGCGCGACGGTGGTTTTCATGGCGTCCGCCGACAAGGCGGCGGCTTTGCAGAAGAGCCTGGCGGGCGAAGGGGTGCGGGCTATTTTCGCGGCCAGCCCCGAGGCGCTGGTGGGCGGCACGGTGACGGTGACGGCGGGAACGCTGGCCGGGGGGTTCGAGTTGCCCCACGCCGGCCTGGTGGCCGTGACCGAGATGGATATCTTCGGGCGGCAGAAGAAGCGCCGCTTGCCGAGGGTGGCGAAGGACAAGCAGATCGCTTATTTCCGCGATATCAACGTGGGCGATTATGTGGTGCACGTCAACCATGGTATCGGTAAGTACGTAGGGGTGGAGACGCTGGAGGTCGCGGGGGTGCACAAGGATTATTTCCTCGTGCGTTATGCCGGCGAGGATAAGCTGTTCGTGCCGACCGATCAGGTCCACCTGCTGCAGAAATATATCGGTTCCGAGGGCGAGGCCCCGCGCCTCAACCGCATGGGCGGCAGCGACTGGCTCAAGGCGAAGGCGAAAGCCAAGGCGGCCGCGACCGATCTCGCCAAGGAGCTGCTGGCCTTGTACGCCGAGCGCCAGGTTAGCAAGGGGTTCGCTTTTGGGGCCGACACGCCCTGGCAGGCCGAGTTCGAGGAGTCTTTCCCTTTCGAGGAGACTCCCGATCAGCTCGGCGCGCTGGCCGAGATCAAGAAGGATATGGAGGGCGACACCCCCATGGACCGGCTGCTGTGCGGCGATGTGGGGTTCGGCAAGACGGAGGTGGCTCTCCGGGCGGCGTTCAAGGCGGTGATGAGCGGAAAGCAGGTGGCGGTGCTGGTGCCGACGACGGTGCTTGCCCAGCAGCATTACCAGACTTTCAGCGCCCGCTTAGCCGGCTTCGGGCCGGTGGTGGAGGTGATCAGCCGCTTTCGCAGCGCGCGGGAGCAGCGCGAGGTGGCGGCCCGCACGGCCGAGGGGCGGGTGGACGTGTTGATCGGCACCCACCGCATTCTGCAGGGCGACGTGGCGTTCAAGGATCTGGGGCTGCTGATCGTCGACGAGGAGCAGCGCTTTGGCGTTGCCCAGAAGGAGCGGCTGAAGAAGTGGCGGACTAATGTTGATGTGTTGACCCTGACCGCGACTCCCATCCCCCGTACGCTTCATATGTCGCTGGTGGGGGTGCGGGATATGAGCGTGATCGAGACGCCTCCCGAGGACCGGCTGCCGGTGCAGACGTATGTGGTGGAGTACGACGAGGAGATTGTCCGCGACGCGATCAGGCGCGAGCTGAAGCGCGGCGGGCAGGTGTATTTCGTCTATAACCGGGTGCAGACGATCGACCGCGCCGCCCAGCGGCTGAGTGAGATGATGCCGGACGCCCGGGTGAAGGTGGCCCACGGCCAGATGGCCGAGGAGATGCTGGAGCAGGTGATGCTGGATTTTTACGAGGGGCGCTACGATGTGCTGGTGTGTACGAGCATTATCGAGAACGGTCTCGATGTGCCGAACGCCAACACGATCATTGTTTACGACGGCGACCGCTTCGGGCTGTCGCAGCTTTACCAGATGCGCGGCCGGGTCGGCCGTTCGCCGCGGATGGCATATGCGTATTTCACTTACCGGCGGGATAAGGTGCTGACCGAGGTGGCGGAAAAACGCCTGCAGGCGATCAAGGAGTTCGCCGAGCTGGGGGCGGGCTTCAAGATCGCGATGCGCGACCTGGAGATCCGTGGGGCGGGCAATTTGCTGGGTTCTCAGCAGCACGGCCATATCGTGAGCGTCGGTTTTGAGATGTATTGCCGGCTGCTGGACGAGGCGGTGGCGGAGCTCAAGGGCGGGCGGCCGCCGGAGCCGGCGCCGGAGCCGGTGCTGGAATTAAATGTCGATGCTTATCTGGACGGCGACTATATCAGCGACGCGATGCATAAGATTGAAGTGTATCAGCGGATCGCGGCGATCAGGAGCGAGGCCCATATCAGCGAGATCGTCGACGAGCTGGTCGATCGCTTCGGCGAACCTACCGGGCCGGTGATGAATCTGCTGGCGGTGGCCCGGCTTAAGAACCTGGCTCGCCGGATCGGCGCACGGTCGGTGGTGGAGCACGCCGACCGGGTGGAGATCGCTTTCGGCGATCAGCCTCAGGTGGCGGTGGAGAATATTCTCGCAGTCAAGGAAAAGTTCCCCACCCGCCTGCAGATCCTGCCCGGGCCGCCGGAAATCATCCGCCTGCGGACGGGCAGATTGGCCGCGCCGCTGCTGGATTGGCTGACCGGGGTGGTCGCGGGGCTGGCCGGCGAGGGCGGGGATTAG
- a CDS encoding DUF2757 family protein: MRIHYSCDNCGEPIDTIEVTAVDEERFGFDCLTAEERQEIIRYDEVSGVLYVQSLCDACIEAMGLPVVDMSAAAAKFPLH, encoded by the coding sequence ATGAGAATTCATTACAGTTGCGATAACTGCGGCGAGCCGATCGATACGATCGAGGTGACGGCGGTCGACGAGGAACGGTTCGGCTTCGACTGCCTGACCGCTGAGGAGCGGCAGGAGATCATCAGGTACGACGAGGTTAGCGGCGTTCTTTATGTGCAGTCGCTGTGCGACGCCTGCATCGAGGCGATGGGTCTGCCGGTAGTCGATATGTCGGCGGCCGCGGCGAAGTTCCCTCTGCATTGA
- a CDS encoding peptidoglycan DD-metalloendopeptidase family protein, whose protein sequence is MQVFIAFVLAAAVLLFGQLALPAGRAAAPHREAAVVAAPAPAVAPPSVPAAAPAPAARPAARVHTVAAGESLSVIAARYSIDVDTLLGANPDAEELIHPGDELVVLPQKGVLHEVAAGDTLWAIAQAYGVDVAAVREANGREGDALAVGEKLFIPGGRPRGRTVSRAYGRQFVWPAAGGISSPFGYRWGRHHDGVDIAAEAGAPVRAARAGRVAFAGWYGGYGYMVLLEHGQGYATLYAHLDDYAVERGEYVATGQRIGHVGDTGYSFGPHLHFEVRQDGQAVNPLQFLP, encoded by the coding sequence ATGCAGGTGTTTATTGCGTTTGTGCTGGCGGCGGCGGTGCTGCTGTTCGGCCAGTTGGCTTTGCCGGCGGGCAGAGCCGCCGCGCCGCACCGCGAGGCTGCGGTCGTAGCGGCGCCTGCGCCGGCTGTCGCTCCGCCCTCCGTTCCGGCGGCCGCGCCGGCGCCGGCAGCCAGGCCGGCGGCAAGGGTGCACACGGTGGCCGCCGGGGAAAGTCTGAGCGTCATCGCCGCCCGGTATTCCATCGATGTCGATACTTTGCTGGGCGCTAATCCGGATGCGGAGGAGCTCATCCATCCGGGGGACGAGCTTGTCGTGCTGCCTCAGAAAGGGGTGCTGCACGAGGTCGCCGCCGGCGATACCCTATGGGCGATTGCCCAGGCTTACGGCGTAGACGTGGCGGCTGTCAGGGAGGCTAACGGCCGGGAGGGCGACGCGCTGGCGGTAGGCGAGAAGCTGTTCATCCCCGGCGGGCGGCCGCGCGGCCGGACGGTGTCGCGTGCCTACGGCCGACAGTTCGTCTGGCCGGCGGCGGGGGGGATTTCTTCGCCGTTCGGGTACCGGTGGGGCCGCCACCACGACGGGGTCGATATCGCTGCCGAGGCGGGCGCGCCGGTGCGGGCGGCGAGGGCCGGACGGGTGGCGTTCGCGGGCTGGTACGGCGGGTACGGGTATATGGTGTTGCTCGAGCACGGGCAGGGGTATGCGACGCTGTACGCGCATCTCGACGATTATGCGGTGGAGCGGGGCGAGTATGTGGCAACCGGTCAGCGGATCGGTCATGTGGGCGATACGGGATATTCGTTCGGGCCGCATTTGCATTTTGAGGTGAGACAGGACGGGCAGGCGGTGAATCCGCTGCAGTTCTTGCCTTAA
- a CDS encoding response regulator: MVAKRPVVLVIDDQPGIRRLLLEVLQEEGYTVLEASNGYDGLQKARDGRPALILMDMKMPGMDGIETLRELRRLGIDVRVIMMTAYGELDLVTEAKAIGATDYITKPFDILALCEMIGRNLAGDELASGQMAIG, encoded by the coding sequence ATGGTGGCAAAACGACCCGTAGTGCTTGTTATTGATGATCAGCCCGGTATCCGGCGGCTGCTGCTGGAGGTGCTGCAGGAGGAGGGCTATACCGTTTTGGAAGCGTCCAACGGCTACGACGGTCTGCAGAAGGCCCGCGACGGCCGGCCGGCGTTGATTCTCATGGATATGAAGATGCCTGGCATGGACGGCATCGAGACGCTGCGCGAGCTTAGGCGGCTCGGCATTGATGTGCGGGTTATCATGATGACCGCGTACGGCGAGCTGGATCTCGTCACCGAGGCCAAAGCGATCGGCGCGACCGATTACATCACCAAGCCGTTCGATATTCTGGCGCTGTGCGAGATGATCGGCAGGAACCTTGCGGGCGATGAGCTTGCGTCAGGCCAGATGGCCATCGGTTAA